CCACATCCTTGTGGTTACTTCTGAGCTGTTAAGGTATCTTCCAGTAGCCAGTGTCAGGCCTCCCTAAATGACAGTGCTGTTTTCCTCAAATGAGGGAACATCATCATCACAGAGTGGTTGACATTGGAAGACTCCCTCTAGAGTCTCCCTGACTCTAGAGATCACCTTGTCCAACCTTTCTGCTCATGCAGGGTCACCTAAAGTATGTTGTCGAGGGCAATGTCCAGACAGCTCTTGAGTATATCCAAGGATGGGGATCATCACTGAGAGAAACAGTAGATTCACCAAAGAATGGTctaaacaaaaaccaaatccAGACCAAAGTATGTTTCACCTGTAAGGAGTCACACATAAACTACTATAAATTTCTGATTGTTGAAAACttcaagtacttttttttttgtcagttaaTCTGTTAATACCaaccacttttttttaaaacaaaaaaaaagtaaataatccTTCTTGAGGACTGTTCTGCTTAGTTTCCCCACTAGAGTTTTAGTGATTCTTGGTTATATTATacagaaaagttaaaatctAACATCTCACCTATAAAAATTGGTTTTATCCAGCATCTAACAAGAAAACCCGCAAAGGCagataattttcatttaaatcttTCATTATTTAAGGATATTGATGTTCCTAAGGAGACTTGGTACTGGCTAGAACCCgaagaggaagacaaaaatgATGAGGAAGACCAGGAAGATGAATGCACAACCTCAGACTTAAGTGTAAGCTCTGCAACTAAATTAATGGCTTGATTCAGACTTAAGttaaatattcctttaaaaagtgtgtatgtatacatacgAGTATGAAGGACATACGTATACAGGTCACTTTACAAGCTGTAGTGAATGGCCTCTTTGCAGTCTTAGAGCAGTATTTTTTATAGCAGTTGCAGGATATAATACAAAATGCTAAACCACTGATACATTGCTCATCAGTTTTGAAGCTggtctttgggaaaaaaagcataaaatttaaattctaaacatttttgtgtCCTCTTATGGAGGACCATGTATATGATCAAAGTTATTTGCTTTTGAGTTTTCATTTTGGATGCCTCATCTCATAGCTTTGGCTGAATTTTAGAATCACTAAGGAATTTCTGAAAATGCTTCAGATGATCTCAAGAGGGACACTGGAAAGTCACATCTTTTGAGAATGGGATTACACAGCTACTGTTAGCTgtatgtgttttatttgcagatACTGTGAAAAATTACACCAAAAACATCATATACTTGAAATAAGGTAGCTAGGTAATATTTTTAGCTCTTCAGTGCAGGTTTCATAGCTAGAAATAAGGATGGGCAAGCAACAGCCATTAACTTTTCAGAGACTGTGAATTCCTGTGCAGTATACTACAAATATGGGAACTTCGTGCCTTACTGAGCTACAGTATTATGTAGCTTTTCCATAGAAAAGGGTTAAGCAATCTATTTTAGTAAAAGTAGTAGCTCAAACTGTGTCAGACCCAGATCATTGCATACCTGTACATATCCCTAGGTATCAGAAAAGCTGCACATCCTGACTACCTATTTGAGAGAACACCACTTTTACTGCATTTGGTGTGGCACAACCTATGAAGGTGAGAGTAAACCTGTTGTGTGTTTTACTTTGCTTATGCAGCTGGATTCATATAGTAAAATATATCCTTTATGTTTCTCTTACTGGATGCTTTAAGCTTTACATAGCtagttttcctgctgttttttgCACAAAGCTTTGTACATTTTGATTATGAACCAATTTTTAGGTGTTCATgtgcacaaaaaaaacctctgaaCAACCAACTATGCAGGCTGTTACTTGATTTGGTATTCAtatttgagaaaacaaaaagtagaTTAAAACCAGTACCATGCAAAGCTGTGAAAGGCTGCAGGTGTTTCTGAAAGAGTCAGAACACTGTACCAGTTCCCTGCACCAAAGAGGGTAGAATTTGTGTTCACTTGTTTTAGCAACTTTACCCCACACCCTATCCCACTCTGAGCTGGAATTACTCACTTTTTCTCTGCTTATCCTGTAGACTCTGAAGATTTATCTTCAAACTGCCCTGGAGACACTGCTGCAGATCATGACTAATGCCCTTCTAAAGGAAGAACCCTTAGATAAGTACGTATAGTTCATACTGTCTTTTAGAAGATATGGAGCTGTGCCATACTGAAGAATTTATATCAAAGTACGCAGAATGATACTTGGCAGTTAAACTCACATTTCTGAAGCATCTCACAGATTCTCTACTTGATGCATGAATTAATAGGAATtaaaattttgcatttataGTTGAACTACAATATTAGAGGCAGGTTAAGCCTTCCATAGTCTTTGTTTATGCCCCACCCAACTGAACAAGAACAGCTGATAATAAAATTCAGGTTTGAGTAAGGAATAAATACTGGCTAGTTACTCCGTTATATAGTGTGTTaaacaggatttatttttcaacTTTACAAAGATAACCAAacatcactttcttttctttacaatCTTAGAcctggtaggaaaaaaaaagttatgaaaCATTACAGAGACATTATTTGAACGAACATTCTATGGCACATAAAGGTGCATATTTTGTGCAActaaacagaatcatagaatagttagggttggaaaggaccttaagatcatctagttccagcccccctgccatgggcagggatgcttcacactaaaccatgtcacccaaggatctgtccaacctggcctcgaacaccgccagggatggaacattcacaacttccctgggcaacccattccagtacctcaccacccttacagtaaagaacttcttccttatatccaatctaaacttcccctgtttaagtttgaaccctaCAACTACAGTCCCTAAAATAGTGCTAGATCATGTTGTTGGaggatttttatatataaaatatatatatttttatatataaattatataaaaatatattttaatagacCTTTAAATTTTAAGGAACAGAAATTGCTACTGTAAAGAGTCACTAATAGAAACGTACTGCTGAAATACACAAATACTAGAAAAAAGTATCAAAAAAATACTGGGACAGAGTCAGTATTACTTAACAGTAAAAAGGTAATGGTAGTATGGATGCACTGTCCAAGAACTATAACATTTGTCATGTACTGGTTTTCATATTGTAAGAGTAGTTGCATAGAAGTATAAAATCGTTAAGGTTTGACAAGATATTTAAGATTGAATGCAATTGTATGTCAGTTAGATCCCAGTGGGTGGAAAGGGAAGAGGCAGTGGAACTCCCAGATCTTGACcacaacagagaaaaagtaGTTGGTACAGAATAGTAAAATGCTGTATGCATCCCAGTCAGGGATCAGGCTAGGGAAGCTAAAGCCCTGATAGAATTACCTCTGGCCAGGAACATcaacagcaacaagaaaagcttctgtAGGTATGTTGGTGATAAACCAAAGACTAGGGGAAATGTGAGCCCtctctggaagaaaacaggagacCTGGCTACCTGAGACATGAAGAAGGCTGAGGTGGGCAATGaagtttttttctcagtcttccCCCTGCAAGTGCTCCATCCACACCACTCAAGTTGCAGAAGGCAAAGGGCAAAGGCAGGGATGCCATTGGGGAGAATGAAGAGCCTGCTGTATGCGATCAGGCTTGAGGCCATCTAAAGAACCTGAAGATGCATGGGTCTGTGGGACGTGATAAGAtgcatccacaggtcctgagaGAACTGGCAGATGATGTTGCTAAGCCTCTTgagttgggattgttcagcctggagaaggctttgtCAGGAcattagagcagccttccagtacccaAAGGAAGCTTACAGGAATTCTGGAGAGTCTTTACAAGGGCacatagtgacaggacaaggaataGCTTTGACTGAAAGAGGGTAAATTCtgattagacattaggaaaaaattctttaagtGTGGCAagaacccaaacccaaacttccaacccaaaccattctatgattgagTATTTGTGATTCATGTTAAggcaaaaaccaaaaaccacttCAAGCTTTAGAAGAGGATGTAAATCAGATTCTTACTTAGCAATAAATACTTGCAGACCAGCAATAATTTCCataagaatataaaaaatactgtgtgtTCATTTATATTATTCCTTTTAAGCAAGCACCCACTCAAAATCTAAAGTTTTTGAAAGTTTAAAGGAAATCTAAACTCtactactgtattttaaagttctAGAGCACTGAGGGAAGTAGGTGTTCAACAGGAATATAGAGCTGCTGTAAAGAactgttgtaaaaaaaaaaaagacaaaccgTAAAGAACTGAAATTCAGTGAATAATCCAACACCAATTCCTAGTATTTTCACCACCAAAATTTGTCTTTGTATTAATGGGAGTGTTCTAGTAATTATTAAAGATATCACTGAACAAATCAGAAAGGTTTGAGTCACATACCACAAGACAGCACTTCTTCAATGGCAGTAGATAACCTCAAGTGATAATGGATGCAACACATGTTAAGAGCATGCATACAGTGATTTGTCAGAGGCCAGTTAGCACCTCCACAACTTAATCTTCTAGGAAACAAGGACTAGGTTACTTTATGTAGTGTAGAATATAGTTCAGCTCATCTGCAACCTGTGTTTCCAGGTAAAATCGCAAGTGATTGCTTGCAGGAGCCTGCTGCCCTGGTCTGCAGCTGATGGGTGTGAATGGTGATATGACCCTGATGAGCTTCTCAATGTCAGGAAGGCAAAACACTAAGGAAAAGACACAACCCAAGTCTTGCTGTTGCTTCTGACGTGTACCAGTATTTCATCGGTTTTAAGAGACATCAAACTCTGGATTTAAACACAGTCTAAAAGCTTTTTCAGAGGGCATTTACTGAGTTTTTCGCCTGCCTTTATTAACAGACTCTAAAAGTTGAAGTATTTGAGATGCAGAGTATCTTCGTGAAGGGTCTCTTGAAAGCATCTTTTTGATTATGGGTGCCtgtataaagaaataaatgtcagtAAATCATTTTTAATCAGTAAATAAACTAATTGAAATAATGTATTAAAATCCCATACCATTGCTGGAAATAGGTTGGTGAAGCTCGTTGGAAGTTTACCATCTCTAACATAAGGCCATACCTGAGATTcgttaaaaaaaaacaggtttaggatgttttcatttattatatTTTGCATCTCACTTTATGACTCATATAGGTTGCTGAAGTAATTAGGAAAATGCAAATGTACAAAAAAGGTAGGGCTTCAGAAAgccctttcttttcagaaagaaagtaACTGAAAAGTTTGAAAGGCTTTTTATATCTAATTCTACCTTGGTTTTATGTTTGTccctttttaagtttaaagTTTCACATGCTACAACAATGTGTTTCTTCCAGCAGTCCTCTACCTCAGAACCATTATCCTTCTTAACTTAAAAGCAGTGGGTTTATAGCCTcttaccacaaaaaaaaaaaaaagaaaccaaaccaaaatgcaCGAACCAGTATTTCTTTACTTTGGATTTTTCCTTAGGTTTCCTGCTTTGGATGTTACCATTAGCCTAGTAGGTTTGTTTCCTCCCTTTTACCTTCAGTACCACTTAGTGCTTTAGTTCAAAGCAGCGAACATTGAAAGCATTGCTAATTACATGCTTTCAACTTCTGTGGTTTCTATCCACATGATGTAGCTTTCAAGGTAAACAGAACAGTCCACATCATCCATTTGCTGTTAACTGGTGTAATTTTTGCCTAAAGATGTCAGTCCTGTTGTAGCACACAGCTATGCGTCCTGAATTATTAGCCAGTCTTATAGATGCTACAGCCTGGCTTAGTTATAAGACCAGTATCCAGTAAAAAAAGAGCTCCCATGAACTTAGAGCTTTAGGCCTGCTCTTCAGCTTTAGGCCTGTGAGCCTACCTGCAGGTGAGCAGCAGCTGAATGAGTTACTTAGTTCATAATCATTAGCTTTGCTTTTGCATGATGTTCTTTGATCAGGGCTTGCCAGCAACGTACAACAGAGTTTATCATGCTCCATTAAGGGAAATTGTTCTCTAGCTGATGGAGCAGTTGAAGACCATCCTAGGACTTTCCATCCACATGACTTCCCCATCTACCTATAGACACAGGATTTTTATGCTTCAAAGAAACAAGACTAAATAATTGGTCTTGCTTGCCCTTTCACTTCTAACACCATGGAACTGTGAACACTTTAGCATGGTCAGCTGTTAGGAGCAAGATGGCTTAGAAAATGCCACAAGGTAGCTGAAGAGACCCAAGTTGAAGCTGTGGGTCAAGCAGACACATTGGTATGGTTTTCTCATGATGGCAAAAGGACCAAGCTAACTGTTCAAGAGCTTCTGGGTCCAACTGTGTACGTATATCTTGCAATTACTTTTGATGACATTCTCAGCAGCTGCATCACTGACTGACAAATACAAAGGTTTGAGCGTACAAGCCATTACACTCATAATGTGCAAAGTACCAAGAAAGTGCAAGAGACACGTAAAAGATCCCTTTTCAGAAAAAGCTTAAGTAACACTGGCATTCTTTTTGAAGTAgcatcttgttttttttttgctagacaTTATTCTTTAGCATGCTCAGGCTTTAATGTGTATGTCAGTAAGACGtaagtgaaacaaaaccagtagtATTTCTTTACTTTGGTTGTTACATTTCAACAGAGGTGTGAGGACCTATGTGCCTTACAGAAATTAATCAAggggaaaatgtaaataaaaacagtGTTACAGATACACAGATTGCTTCTAGCATGCTGTTAGCATGTGATACCAGCAGCAAGGCAAAATAATGACAGCAAGACTTCTTTTAAAGATTACATACCTGAGCTTTCTCATGACTACTGAATGCCGAAAGAATCTCAAACCAAATTAACCCCAATGCATAAATATCTACTTCTGTTCCATATCCACTCTGAAACTACAAAGATCAGAACAAGAATAATGCAGTCAAATCCAACTGGACAGCACTCTTCAAACAATTTTTGAAGACAGTAAGAAATTCCCACCCCAAGACTTCAGGACTGGCCATACTGGTCATTACCCCTTCCTCCTACAACTATTTTATCACATCAATGCAAGGGCATTCCTTACAGCACACAGTGTCAGGAGAGCAACAGAAAATCACCACATTTGCAGACAGCTTTCTCCAGAATGCTGTTATGCTCATGTACAGTTACACAAGGGAACTTCAGGCAACCTTGTTTAATACCGAGATTAGGATCAAGAACATCCAATGCTGACTTTATAATGCAAATCTAGTTACAGAGACACTAATATAGCAGGATAACTACCTGTTCTGGTGCCATATATGATTTTGTTCCTGCGTTCTCAGTCAGATTCTCACATGTCACAGAAGTCACAAGACCAAAGTcgcctatttttattttattgtcatCTGATACGAATATATTCTGAGGctatatgtaaaaaaaatgaaaaaaatcactataTGACCAAGGTTTATTGTCAAGTATAATCAGCCATAGAAGTGCTCCCCATAAAATGTTACAATTGTTCACAGAATTTAGCATTAAGAAATTGATGGGgtaggaagcagagaaaaaatgcaattaaagttttaaaaacagaaactcAATTTAAAATAGTACATGACACAATAACTGCAAtgggctgttttttttcccactagCTCAGTCATAACTATGCCATGCTTTAATGTTCTTCAAGTACATTGTGCATATAGCATTTCATATCCAGAAATGTTTCTTAGTCTCCAGTCCTAGCCCTGGAATTTGATGCAATGGCAAAGCATTTAGGGTCACATTGAATTCCACTCAAATCCTAGTTTCTTCTAGGCACAGCAGCATTGTCTGTACACAGACAATCGCAGTGTTGGAGCTTACTACAGGCATCTCACAGTATCATTCATAAGTTTCCACTGAACTTATTTCAATATAAAGATTGTGCATTTGTAGAGACTAAAGTCCTATCCAAAAAAGCAGCATTGAAATGTTTGCACATGTAATGAAAGAGCAACTGGAATATGTTGTTACCAAACACATGTATTAGGATAAACTATCCCTTTACAAGATGGCAAGAGCAAACCTCCTAGACTCAACTTTTTCACTTTcttacttttaattattttatcagTAAAgttagtatttatttttccagtagGCAGTCTGGTGACCCAGTAACTCATAATACACTGAAAATGCTTGTTAACTGATGGCTGCAGATTTTTTTAACTACTGCATTCTGAGATCCTCCAGTTTACCTTCTGATTTGAGGATGAAGTCAAGCCAGTTACTGAAAAACCAACTCCTAGCAATATCAGAAGAGGCACACTAATAGGGTACATAACATGCTAAAAGATTAGAACTGTTTAACATTTTAGGAAATTCCAAAGAAtactatttttatcttttttattattacctATCCTACTTACCTTGAGGTCTCGATGAATTAAGCCTTTTGAATGAATATATTCTACTCCTTCCAGTATTTGTAAAAATGTGGTTTGTGCCATCTCATGATACTTTCGGTCTTGTCTATTCTTTTCAATCCAGTTTTCCAACGGCCCTTGTTCACATAATTCCATTTGAATGAAAAGACAGAGAACTCCTTTGTCTGACATATGCCTGCAAAAGGAAATTTTACACCGTACTGAATCTGGCAAGATACAATTCATCTCAAGCCATCAATAAGTCTCAGATTCCTCTTCTTTAAGAAGTTTTGTTAATTACTGGTTTTGGAGTTCTCCAAACCAAGGTCTGCAagccttttgcttttgaaaaagatTCTAGACCAATTTGTACTAGCTACAAATAAATAGAATTGCAAACCAAATGGTCCCTGGCTCAGTTGCTCCATACCTCTGGAATATCCCTAATGTTTTGCTTGCTTCCATTAATACCAAAAGGTTTCTGAATGTCCAGATTCTGGTTCACATCATGTTTATACAGGCAGAAGTAGTACTGTCCTTGGCACACATCGTGCTTGCTAGTGGCTGCTGCAAGTCCCTGGCAGGTATTCTCTCTTCAGCTCAACAAACACAGAATTAGCTTTCCTCTCCTACCCAAAATGTTCACATTCTTTCAAACGCTGTCCTTCTGAAAGCTGTAAATCTAGATGAAATGTATTTGTCCACCTGACAGCCTTACACTTTGCAGTAGATAACCCTCACCATCAGCCCATAGGATAGGCTGGGGCTGGAGATGgtgaggggaaggaaaataCGAAGAGGAGACACCATGTTTTCTTACTTGCACTATGTGAGTCAAGTCTCCTGAAATAAAGCTGCCTGAGGTACTGAAAGAACGAACATTATGTGGCCTGGGACTCTGCAGTTTTGAAGTGAAGTCACTAAGCAGAATTCCAGGCTGGGACCTCAGCTTTGAAgacttttttctgtcttttaccCAATAACTGTTCAATATAAAATGCGTGACTGATACTGAGGCTCCAACATATAAATCGTTAGGTTTTgatatttccccccccccattccttATTTACTGACCACATTGGACAGATAACATGCCAACCATAATTTTGAATCCATTAGTATTTTATGGCTCTAGGTAGAGGCTAGGCAACCTACCTGAAAGGTACAAATTTATAGCTCGTGAAAAAAGCTTACCACAGAAGTTTTGAGAAGTTAATAATCTAACTTAGAAGTAAAACTCTCACCGCTGTCTTACCAGAAGTCTTAGTGTTGGAAGATTACCTCTAAATGAAAgacatttcattttgtatttctgttctcaACAGCCAAAACCATTTCAGGTTAAAATGCTAACTTAGAGAAATCATTAAATCTATGAGAGCTACTGGCTGAGCAGTACTTActcaaaaaaaggaaatttctgATCAACAATTTGGCGGCCTGCTGCCAGGCAAATTTTAGTTTTCTAGCCCCAGATTTTGAGTTCTGCATTCTTATACTCTTCTATAGATTCAGCAAATTTTGTATAttaagaaagaggagaaagataAAATTACATATCTTACTCatcaaggaaaagaagataTAAATATGCTTAATTATATACAACCTGCTACTGAAAAGGACTGTACTTTTTTCCTAGTAGGACTATGGAATTATGTATATGCATTTACATTTGTGTAAGGATTTATAACCAATCCCCAGCCTTTCCTTTTACAACACAAGATTCACTATAGCAAGCAAGTTTGTAAGTGCAAACTACTATTTTGTACTTACCTTAAGCCTGGAGAAGTTACATGGTCGTACCCTGGCCAGCTATTGTAATACCGCACTATGTTTTTGTGGTCAAGTCTTGCAAGTTGTTTTACTTCACGCACATTCTTATTTGGATCGAGGGAGGAATCACTTCccaataaaaatattaagttaAAGACATGATATAAAGTAGCAGTATACAAGTAGTTTTAcattcatttagaaaaaaaaccccacaaatgaTAACATTCTCCTTCATTCAAATTCACAATTATAATTACAAATTCTGTGGGCTTTCTTTCATCTGCTCAGTTattcaaagtaaaaaaagtGGCTTAACCATATTAGAAATGAAAGCCCCActcaaagaaaacccaaacaaacaaaaaccctgaaaaaaagcagattGCTGCAGTGCAAAATTACACTATGTAATCAAACACAATGCAGCAAACCCCCATGTTTTCTCATCACCACTGTGAAGTTTGTTTACATATACAGAAGTCAGTGGAAACAGTCAGGAAGAATTCTTACTAAATTTGGCCTGTCCTTGTAACAGTGCCTACTGAAGTTCAAACCCATCAGCACATCAGTCTATATTTGAAGaatcaggaaaatgtttttcagtgtaGTTCTCAGGATTGCAATACAAATGAACAAGTATCTGTGGAGATCACAAGAATTTGATGGGCGGTTGAACAATGTAAGGGTCAAGTATCTCCAACTTGAAACCTTTGTATAGGTtacataaaagaaaaccaagtttTTCAGCCGCTGATAAAATACTCCACTAGGGACAGGTTACaggaaactgcttttaaaaaaaaattgggaTCATCAGTAGTAAGTGACAACACAGCATGAGAATAATGACTACATGGGTCATATATAAAGCATTTTCCAAGTAGAAACCACAAAAtttattactttcatttttctctattttcgCTAATTCTAGTTGGTATGCATTACCAATACGTAAACTTTCCACATAACCTGTCAAAAGTAACAGTGCTGCTTTCAATGTTTTATTAATCAGCAGGTTTTCTTCAAACATATTTTGCAGTATTAATAACCAGAGCACTGGTGTGTTCAGAGAAGGTAGAACTTAACAAATCTGCTTCCTTACAGCTGCAACTGAAATTATTCTAGTGCATGCAAAAACGAACATGGTGTTTTCAGCTTCACTTAGAAATAAAGGATAGATTTATCAGAAAGAACATGCAACTAATAATGAAAATTGCTTACATACATACAGACTTATTAAAGAGACAAAACAAAGTACTAAAATCTTGATTAAGGTTATCCTAAAATAACTAGAAATAAATATACAGTACTTACTTCCTGAATTTAACTCGTTTGACTGCGTAGGTTCTCTCATCAAGCTTTGCTGTTGCTTTGAAAACATTCCCAAAGCCACCTTCACCAATAGGTTCTATATTCTTAAAACTCTCaagaaatcttaaaaaaaaatatatatatataaaatttaaaactttaaatgtACTTAATGTTAAATTTCTTATAAAAATGATCCTGACAGGTGTACTACATCAGCTGCAACATCATTCTACAGAGATCACTCAGCATTATCCAGGTCTAAATCACAGTCttgaagattaaaaaacaaataaaaagggaaCCTGACCCCTGAAAGTGTGTAATCACTCTCACATCTTCACACAAATGACCTTTGGGTGTAACCATCAAAGGACATTGCATGTCACTTGCTATATTATAAACTGACATatccagaggaaaaagaatagtATCTCAAATACCAATTAGctttgaaagttatttttacaGCCGTACTTTCCTACattctgttattaaaaaaaaccctcagatcTAGACCACTACATACTGTGATTGCCAttcaaatcttaaaaaaaaaataaaaataaaagtcctTCTTACCTTTTATTCGTAGTGTATGGgctttcattttcctcactGGTATTTGTGTCCAAACCTGGCAAACTCTCATCTGGGATCATATTTACCTTTCCCTTGTCTCTCGCATTATCAAAATTAGGTGCCAATTTTCTGTAAcaaggataaaagaaaaatttgaaTGAGCCATTTTCCTAATATCTGGCAAAAGAAATGTACCTCCCAATAGTGCCCCTTCTTTACTAGATATAGAAAGACTACAGTGGTTTGCAATACAGCTTATGGGAGATAGCAGCCTAGAAACAGACACATACCTTTGGGTTTTCACAGCAGAACTTAGTGTGTTTCtctaaatgaaaaagagaaaaaaacaacactctAACTGAAATATCCTGGATATTTTAACTATATTTAGTTAGAATATATCTAGGAATATATCTGAGAATATATCTAGGAATTGTCTATAAATGTGTTCATACCTTATATATGCAATGCAATATGAATGAAGCCATATCTTAGCTTCTAATTTTCATATATGCTATGTATGACATTATCATACTCTTCCCACAGAAGAATACAAGCTTAGTTTGGTTCCTTTTATTGGGAGTACTGCCCATTTGGTCAACAGCACATAGATTGGGTCTAAAGTACAGAAGTAAGTGACTAACGGTTAACAGCAAAAATGTCCTAAATATTCTGAGGGAAAAATCACACATGTTTTCTAGTGGATAAAGGAACAAACTGATGCTAGACTCTTTCAAGAAGCTTATTCTATTCAGGTTCTAAAATGTAGTCATGAGGAAGACCATTTTCATACTATACCTGAGAAGGTGAAGGCTTTTCACATACTgccatgtttttcattttttctgccAAATTTTCAGCTGAGTCTTTAAAGCAGATACTGTTGCTACTGAAAAATATGCAACTAGGTTTACatgaaagtaaaacaaataaaataattgccacaattaaagaaaaaggcatAAACCCCCCATAAATTCTAAAATCAAAACCTGGAAAATCGTTAACAATTGTGATGGATTTAAAGTACAAAACTTTATGCTGGAAAGCTAG
This window of the Melopsittacus undulatus isolate bMelUnd1 chromosome 3, bMelUnd1.mat.Z, whole genome shotgun sequence genome carries:
- the EIF2AK2 gene encoding interferon-induced, double-stranded RNA-activated protein kinase isoform X1, yielding MAASKEPVGDSVKMERECMEKINHYCQKQKFTLVYADVSMNGPFHDPVFTVVVKINGKKYGTGTGKSKKEAKAIAAKKTWEMIEKQLESPSNTQAAELPTRMTLLPVLSGDYVSQLNTYSQMTLQRVAYSKTRAGDAHAPVFSCTCIISGHVYGNGTGSSVAAAKQAAAKQAFEKLVEEGAIPMGNETSNSSSGNETSNSSSTFSDNSDSYQVSTQSDSDSNSICFKDSAENLAEKMKNMAVCEKPSPSQRNTLSSAVKTQRKLAPNFDNARDKGKVNMIPDESLPGLDTNTSEENESPYTTNKRFLESFKNIEPIGEGGFGNVFKATAKLDERTYAVKRVKFRNDSSLDPNKNVREVKQLARLDHKNIVRYYNSWPGYDHVTSPGLRHMSDKGVLCLFIQMELCEQGPLENWIEKNRQDRKYHEMAQTTFLQILEGVEYIHSKGLIHRDLKPQNIFVSDDNKIKIGDFGLVTSVTCENLTENAGTKSYMAPEQFQSGYGTEVDIYALGLIWFEILSAFSSHEKAQVWPYVRDGKLPTSFTNLFPAMAPIIKKMLSRDPSRRYSASQILQLLESVNKGRRKTQ
- the EIF2AK2 gene encoding interferon-induced, double-stranded RNA-activated protein kinase isoform X3; translation: MAASKEPVGDSVKMERECMEKINHYCQKQKFTLVYADVSMNGPFHDPVFTVVVKINGKKYGTGTGKSKKEAKAIAAKKTWEMIEKQLESPSNTQAAELPTRMTLLPVLSGDYVSQLNTYSQMTLQRVAYSKTRAGDAHAPVFSCTCIISGHVYGNGTGSSVAAAKQAAAKQAFEKLVEEGAIPMGNETSNSSSGNETSNSSSTFSDNSDSYQVSTQSDSDSNSICFKDSAENLAEKMKNMAVCEKPSPSQRNTLSSAVKTQRKLAPNFDNARDKGKVNMIPDESLPGLDTNTSEENESPYTTNKRFLESFKNIEPIGEGGFGNVFKATAKLDERTYAVKRVKFRNDSSLDPNKNVREVKQLARLDHKNIVRYYNSWPGYDHVTSPGLRHMSDKGVLCLFIQMELCEQGPLENWIEKNRQDRKYHEMAQTTFLQILEGVEYIHSKGLIHRDLKFQSGYGTEVDIYALGLIWFEILSAFSSHEKAQVWPYVRDGKLPTSFTNLFPAMAPIIKKMLSRDPSRRYSASQILQLLESVNKGRRKTQ
- the EIF2AK2 gene encoding interferon-induced, double-stranded RNA-activated protein kinase isoform X2, which translates into the protein MAASKEPVGDSVKMERECMEKINHYCQKQKFTLVYADVSMNGPFHDPVFTVVVKINGKKYGTGTGKSKKEAKAIAAKKTWEMIEKQLESPSNTQAAELPTRMTLLPVLSGDYVSQLNTYSQMTLQRVAYSKTRAGDAHAPVFSCTCIISGHVYGNGTGSSVAAAKQAAAKQAFEKLVEEGAIPMGNETSNSSSGNETSNSSSTFSDNSDSYQVSTQSDSDNSICFKDSAENLAEKMKNMAVCEKPSPSQRNTLSSAVKTQRKLAPNFDNARDKGKVNMIPDESLPGLDTNTSEENESPYTTNKRFLESFKNIEPIGEGGFGNVFKATAKLDERTYAVKRVKFRNDSSLDPNKNVREVKQLARLDHKNIVRYYNSWPGYDHVTSPGLRHMSDKGVLCLFIQMELCEQGPLENWIEKNRQDRKYHEMAQTTFLQILEGVEYIHSKGLIHRDLKPQNIFVSDDNKIKIGDFGLVTSVTCENLTENAGTKSYMAPEQFQSGYGTEVDIYALGLIWFEILSAFSSHEKAQVWPYVRDGKLPTSFTNLFPAMAPIIKKMLSRDPSRRYSASQILQLLESVNKGRRKTQ